The following is a genomic window from Amycolatopsis acidiphila.
CGAAGTAGCCAATACCATCAATCACGTTGTCATGGCGCGTCTTATCTGTCAGCCCAAACGTGCCGCTAAACCTCTCGTAGTGTATTTCCGAAACGATCACTAAACGTTGACCTCTAACACATTCTGATCGGTAGAGCCCCGCTATCGTTACAAAAGTGGCGACCCCACGCGGTCGGCTTTGCTCAAGTCCGCAGACCGTCACTCGAGTGAGTGGCGCTTACGAAAAGCTGGGTGCGTCTTTCGACGGCCCCGACCTTGATCGTTCCACCGACGAATCCTGAGGCCGGACGGACACCGATAAGTAGGGGCTTCAAAAATCCGGGCTGAACGCCTGGCGGACCGTACCGTACCCAAACCCAGCTGAGGTTGCGACTGGATGCCGGCCTGCCAATCCGCGACCTCGCCGCTCACCTGCGCGCACGCGTCCACCCCGCGGACCGCCTCGTCGCGCGCCGGGCACTCGACGAACTGCAGCCCGACGCCTTCTCCGCCGCTACGCTGCTTCGACGCCGGCCTGAGCGCTACCGGCGGGCGCCCCGGTCCGGTCACGCTGAGATCCGCAACTCGGCGGCCAAGCCGCCAGCTTGCGAAACAGCTAGATGCATCAATACCCATTGATGTAGTGTCGTGCGATGGTGCCGACCGATGCGCCGCCGCTGATCGTGCGGTTGCTGGCTGATCCCCTGCGCTGGCGGCTGGCGCGGAAACTGGCCGCCAGTGATCTGCGGGTGCGGGAGCTGGTGACGGCGGTCGGGCAGCCGCAGAACCTGGTGTCGTACCACCTCGGTCAGTTGCGGTCCGCCGGTTTGGTGACAGCACGGCGGAGCAGCTTCGACGGCCGGGACAGCTACTACCACCTGG
Proteins encoded in this region:
- a CDS encoding NPCBM/NEW2 domain-containing protein, giving the protein MTVCGLEQSRPRGVATFVTIAGLYRSECVRGQRLVIVSEIHYERFSGTFGLTDKTRHDNVIDGIGYFAVYSSTGTLLQSPKKVEYPEHVAFDVDVTRVSRVRLEVSNGTNAEYPCWCDARFTK